From Acidimicrobiales bacterium, a single genomic window includes:
- a CDS encoding epoxide hydrolase: protein MSTDDEIQPFRIDIPQAQLDDLKARLADTRWPDELPDVGWSYGVPTSYLKGLADHWATAYDWRKQEARLNEHPQFVTEIEGQRVHFLHVRSPEPTALPLVLLHGWPGSIVEFLELIGPLSDPAAHGGDPADAFHLVIPSLPGFGFSGPTRRAGATERFAEVIAGLMARLGYDRYGAQGGDVGAWVAPDLGRIDTEHVAGVHVNNLLTFPAWDGSDDVSSYNDAERARLELMEAWNNEKSGYAIIQSTRPQTLAFGLNDSPAGQLAWIVEKFKEWTDPTRDLPEDAVDRDLLLTNVSIYWLTATAGSSARLYRESADWGTTKPISGVPTGVAVFPGDVTIRSLAEKEHDVVQWTEFDRGGHFAALEAPDLLLADVRELFRKVR, encoded by the coding sequence ATGAGCACCGACGACGAGATCCAGCCCTTCCGCATCGACATCCCCCAGGCCCAGCTCGACGACCTGAAGGCCCGGCTCGCCGACACCCGCTGGCCCGACGAGCTGCCCGACGTGGGCTGGTCGTACGGCGTGCCCACCAGCTACCTGAAGGGCCTCGCCGACCACTGGGCGACCGCCTACGACTGGCGCAAGCAGGAGGCCCGGCTCAACGAGCACCCCCAGTTCGTCACCGAGATCGAGGGCCAGCGGGTGCACTTCCTGCACGTGCGGTCGCCCGAGCCGACCGCCCTGCCACTGGTGCTGCTCCACGGCTGGCCCGGCTCGATCGTCGAGTTCCTCGAGCTGATCGGCCCGCTCTCCGATCCGGCCGCCCACGGCGGCGACCCGGCCGACGCCTTCCACCTGGTGATCCCGTCGCTGCCCGGCTTCGGCTTCTCCGGTCCGACCCGCCGGGCCGGTGCCACCGAGCGGTTCGCCGAGGTGATCGCCGGGCTCATGGCCCGCCTCGGCTACGACCGCTACGGCGCCCAGGGCGGCGACGTCGGCGCCTGGGTGGCGCCCGACCTGGGCCGCATCGACACCGAGCACGTCGCCGGCGTCCACGTCAACAACCTCCTCACGTTCCCGGCCTGGGACGGCAGCGACGACGTGAGCAGCTACAACGACGCCGAGAGGGCCCGGCTCGAGCTGATGGAGGCGTGGAACAACGAGAAGTCGGGCTACGCCATCATCCAGTCGACCCGGCCGCAGACGCTGGCGTTCGGGCTGAACGACTCCCCCGCCGGCCAGCTCGCCTGGATCGTGGAGAAGTTCAAGGAGTGGACCGACCCGACCCGGGACCTGCCGGAGGACGCCGTCGACCGCGACCTCCTGCTCACCAACGTCAGCATCTACTGGCTGACGGCGACGGCGGGCTCGTCGGCCCGGCTCTACCGGGAGAGCGCCGACTGGGGCACGACCAAGCCGATCTCGGGCGTCCCGACCGGCGTGGCGGTCTTCCCCGGCGACGTGACGATCCGGAGCCTGGCCGAGAAGGAGCACGACGTCGTCCAGTGGACCGAGTTCGACCGGGGTGGCCACTTCGCCGCTCTGGAGGCCCCCGACCTGCTGCTCGCCGACGTCCGGGAGCTCTTCCGGAAGGTGCGCTGA